The following are encoded in a window of Streptomyces sp. 11x1 genomic DNA:
- a CDS encoding TraR/DksA family transcriptional regulator, translating to MVAKKTAVQQSASGRSTVASGGGDEGQKAAAVKAAGKKRVAKKAVATKAVAKKAGAKRAVTRKNAAEEPVAGKSVAGKSGVGKSGVGKPAGRKSVGGESAVGKPAAKKTTAKKRTSATKSTVKKAGAAEAAETTGATTVVAKNTPGTATAAKKKPTAVPKARPAAVEPGELAVRPGEDPWSLDEVDEARTELQSEAMRLRTELEASERALTGLMRDSGDGAGDDQADTGAKNITREHELSLAHNAREMLDQTERALHRLASGTYGLCENCGNPIGKARMQAFPRATLCVECKQKQERR from the coding sequence ATGGTGGCGAAGAAGACGGCCGTACAGCAGTCGGCGTCCGGCAGATCCACGGTGGCCTCCGGCGGTGGGGACGAGGGGCAGAAGGCCGCGGCAGTGAAGGCGGCCGGCAAGAAGAGGGTGGCGAAGAAGGCGGTGGCCACGAAGGCGGTGGCGAAGAAGGCGGGGGCGAAGCGCGCGGTGACCAGGAAGAACGCGGCCGAGGAGCCGGTCGCCGGGAAGTCGGTCGCCGGGAAGTCCGGCGTCGGGAAGTCGGGCGTCGGGAAGCCGGCGGGCAGGAAGTCGGTCGGTGGTGAGTCGGCCGTCGGGAAGCCCGCGGCCAAGAAGACGACGGCCAAGAAGCGCACCTCTGCGACGAAGAGCACGGTCAAGAAGGCGGGCGCGGCCGAGGCCGCCGAGACGACGGGAGCCACGACGGTGGTTGCGAAGAACACTCCTGGTACGGCTACGGCGGCGAAGAAGAAGCCCACCGCCGTCCCCAAGGCACGGCCCGCCGCGGTGGAGCCCGGCGAGCTCGCGGTACGCCCCGGCGAGGATCCCTGGAGCCTCGACGAGGTGGACGAGGCCCGGACGGAGCTGCAGTCCGAGGCGATGCGGCTGAGGACCGAGCTGGAGGCCTCCGAGCGGGCCCTGACGGGTCTGATGCGGGACTCCGGGGACGGCGCGGGCGACGACCAGGCCGACACCGGGGCCAAGAACATCACGCGCGAGCACGAGCTGTCCCTCGCCCACAACGCGCGCGAGATGCTCGACCAGACCGAGCGCGCCCTCCACCGGCTCGCCTCGGGCACCTACGGGCTCTGCGAGAACTGCGGCAATCCGATCGGAAAGGCGCGAATGCAGGCTTTCCCCCGGGCCACACTGTGCGTCGAGTGCAAGCAGAAGCAGGAACGCCGCTAG
- a CDS encoding Na+/H+ antiporter, translating into MDQLALFFVLLVGAVVSVPVGERLKLPAPVLMTLLGIALAIPGFVPNVEIPPDLILPLLLPPLLYAAVRRTSWRQFTANLRPILLLAVALVFVTTAAVAAMAHAIVPGLPIAAAVALGALVAPPDPVAATAVAGQLGLPRRLVSILEGEGLFNDVTAIVLYHVAIAAVVSGSFSWPSAALQLVLSAVVALAVGIGLGWAANKLMDFLEDATLQIGLTLLVPYASYVMAEELHGSGVLAVLTTALFLAEYALGADDVLTRLAGHTVWDVVDTLVTGVAFGLIGLELHNAIRTASGRWGEMLGWAAAVVAVVVLVRLLWLLPATWLARRLHAKRDYDEEIPMSWRETVVMWWSGMRGVASVALALAIPLETDSGAPFPDRDEIVFIAFGVIMATLVLQGLTLPRLARWLGVCADEGAGKQFEKTLAVRAAKAAKRRLKEIEETEELPEEMSERLLRRAFEIGVRISPEVGEEERREGHEQRVRRLRRMRRIQGEMLSAARHEVLAARSEAGADPEVVDRVLRHLDVRSLR; encoded by the coding sequence ATGGATCAGTTGGCCCTGTTCTTCGTCCTGCTGGTGGGGGCCGTGGTCAGTGTGCCGGTGGGGGAGCGGCTGAAGCTGCCCGCGCCGGTGCTGATGACCTTGCTCGGTATCGCGCTGGCCATCCCCGGGTTCGTGCCCAATGTCGAGATCCCGCCGGACCTCATCCTGCCGCTGCTGTTGCCGCCGCTGCTGTACGCGGCGGTCCGGCGGACCTCCTGGCGGCAGTTCACGGCGAACCTGCGGCCGATCCTCCTGCTGGCCGTGGCCCTGGTGTTCGTGACCACCGCCGCGGTGGCCGCCATGGCGCACGCGATCGTGCCCGGACTGCCCATCGCGGCGGCCGTGGCGCTCGGCGCCCTCGTCGCGCCGCCCGACCCGGTGGCGGCGACCGCCGTGGCCGGGCAACTCGGGCTGCCGCGCCGACTGGTGTCGATACTGGAGGGCGAGGGCCTCTTCAACGACGTCACCGCCATCGTGCTCTACCACGTGGCCATCGCCGCCGTCGTCAGCGGATCGTTCTCCTGGCCCAGCGCCGCGCTCCAGCTCGTGCTGTCCGCCGTCGTCGCCCTCGCCGTGGGCATCGGGCTCGGCTGGGCGGCCAACAAGCTGATGGACTTCCTGGAGGACGCGACGCTGCAGATCGGGCTGACCCTGCTCGTGCCGTACGCGTCGTACGTGATGGCCGAGGAACTCCACGGGTCCGGGGTGCTCGCGGTGCTCACGACCGCGTTGTTCCTCGCGGAGTACGCGCTCGGCGCTGACGACGTCCTGACGCGGCTCGCCGGGCACACGGTCTGGGACGTCGTGGACACGCTGGTCACCGGTGTCGCCTTCGGGCTGATCGGGCTGGAGCTGCACAACGCGATCCGTACGGCGTCGGGGCGGTGGGGCGAGATGCTCGGCTGGGCGGCGGCCGTCGTGGCCGTCGTCGTGCTCGTACGGCTGCTGTGGTTGCTGCCGGCGACGTGGCTGGCGCGGCGGTTGCACGCGAAGCGGGACTACGACGAGGAGATCCCGATGTCGTGGCGCGAGACCGTGGTGATGTGGTGGTCGGGGATGCGGGGGGTGGCGTCCGTGGCGCTGGCGCTGGCGATTCCGTTGGAGACGGACAGTGGGGCGCCGTTCCCGGACCGGGACGAGATCGTGTTCATCGCGTTCGGGGTGATCATGGCGACGTTGGTGCTGCAGGGGCTGACGCTGCCGCGGCTGGCGCGGTGGTTGGGGGTGTGCGCGGACGAAGGGGCCGGGAAGCAGTTCGAGAAGACATTGGCCGTGCGGGCGGCGAAGGCGGCGAAGCGGCGGCTGAAGGAGATCGAGGAGACGGAGGAGCTGCCGGAGGAGATGTCCGAGCGGCTGCTGCGGCGGGCCTTCGAGATCGGGGTGCGGATCAGTCCGGAGGTGGGGGAGGAGGAGCGCCGCGAGGGGCATGAGCAGCGGGTGCGCCGGCTTCGCCGGATGCGGCGGATCCAGGGGGAGATGTTGAGCGCGGCCCGGCATGAGGTGCTGGCGGCGCGGAGTGAGGCGGGGGCGGATCCTGAGGTGGTGGATCGGGTGTTGCGGCATTTGGATGTGCGGAGCCTGCGGTGA
- a CDS encoding dienelactone hydrolase family protein — MNIMLFHSIYGLRDAVRRAADRLRDAGHEVWTPDLFDGRTFDTVEEGRDLNEELGREELLKRAVLAAAPYSERGLVYAGFSLGAAVAQTLALGDKNARGLLLLHGTSDIAASASVDELPVQLHVAEPDPFEPDDWLSAWYLQMRKAGADVEVYRYAGAGHLYTDPDLPDYDEEAAEATWHVALGFLETL, encoded by the coding sequence ATGAACATCATGCTCTTCCACTCGATCTACGGTCTGCGTGACGCCGTACGGCGGGCCGCAGACCGGCTGCGTGACGCCGGTCACGAGGTGTGGACCCCCGACCTCTTCGACGGCCGGACGTTCGACACGGTCGAGGAGGGCAGGGACCTCAACGAGGAACTGGGCCGGGAAGAACTCCTCAAGCGGGCGGTCCTGGCCGCCGCGCCCTACTCGGAGCGAGGGCTCGTCTACGCCGGCTTCTCGCTCGGTGCCGCCGTCGCGCAGACCCTCGCCCTGGGCGACAAGAACGCGCGCGGACTGCTGCTCCTGCACGGCACGTCGGACATCGCCGCCAGTGCCTCCGTGGACGAGCTGCCCGTTCAACTGCACGTCGCCGAGCCCGACCCCTTCGAGCCCGACGACTGGCTGAGCGCCTGGTACCTGCAGATGCGCAAGGCGGGTGCCGACGTCGAGGTCTACCGCTACGCCGGCGCCGGCCACCTCTACACCGACCCCGACCTCCCCGACTACGACGAGGAGGCCGCCGAGGCCACCTGGCACGTGGCTCTCGGCTTCCTCGAAACCCTCTGA
- the ileS gene encoding isoleucine--tRNA ligase gives MTEPTYRQVPAQVDLPALEHAVLDFWREQKIFTKSLEQSEGRPEWVFYEGPPTANGMPGAHHIEARVFKDVFPRFRTMRGYHVARKAGWDCHGLPVELAVEKELGFNGKKDIEAYGIAEFNAKCRDSVTRHTDAFTELTTRMGYWVDLDDAYRTMDPEYVESVWWSLKEIFDKGLLVQDHRVAPWCPRCGTGLSDHELAQGYETVVDPSVYVRFPLTSGPLAGEAALLVWTTTPWTLVSNTAVAAHPEVTYVVATDGSEKLVVAEPLVAKALGEGWQTTGQTFTGAEMERWTYQRPFELVEFPAEAHYVVNAEYVTTEDGTGLVHQSPAFGEDDLKVCRSYGLPVVNPVRPDGTFEEDVPLVGGVFFKKADEQLTEDLQQRGLLFRHIPYEHSYPHCWRCHTALLYYAQPSWYIRTTAVKDRLLQENERTNWFPDSVKHGRFGDWLNNNIDWALSRSRYWGTPLPIWRCEENHLTCVGSREELSRLSGTDQSELDPHRPFIDAVTFPCPEDGCGSTATRVPEVIDAWYDSGSMPFAQWGYPYKNKELFESRYPAQFISEAIDQTRGWFYTLMAVGTLVFDKSSYENVVCLGHILAEDGRKMSKHLGNILQPIPLMDQHGADAVRWFMAAGGSPWAARRVGHGTIQEVVRKTLLTYWNTVAFQALYARTSNWAPSAADPAPAERPVLDRWLLSELHALTDQVTGALEAYDTQRAGKLLSAFVDDLSNWYVRRSRRRFWQGDKAALRTLHEVVETVTKLMAPLTPFITERVWQDLIVPVSPGAPESVHLASWPEADLSAIDPDLSKQMVLVRRLVELGRATRAESGVKTRQPLSRALVAATGFDALNPELHAQITEELNVSSLASLSEVGGSLVDTTAKANFRALGKRFGKRVQDVAKAVANADAAALSLALREGTATVEVDGETVTLAPDEVIITETPREGWSVASDSGATVALDLEITEELRRAGLARDAIRLIQEARKNSGLDVADRIALRWTATDPAVTAALTEHSGLIADEVLATDFTSGEADDTFGKPFTDEALTLTFSLRKA, from the coding sequence ATGACAGAGCCGACGTACCGCCAGGTGCCCGCCCAGGTCGATCTGCCCGCGCTCGAGCACGCGGTGCTCGACTTCTGGCGCGAGCAGAAGATCTTCACCAAGAGCCTGGAGCAGTCCGAGGGCCGCCCCGAGTGGGTGTTCTACGAGGGCCCGCCCACCGCCAACGGCATGCCGGGTGCCCACCACATCGAGGCGCGCGTCTTCAAGGACGTCTTCCCCCGCTTCCGCACGATGCGCGGCTACCACGTGGCCCGCAAGGCCGGCTGGGACTGCCACGGCCTCCCCGTGGAGCTGGCGGTCGAGAAGGAACTCGGCTTCAACGGCAAGAAGGACATCGAGGCGTACGGCATCGCCGAGTTCAACGCCAAGTGCCGTGACTCGGTGACCCGGCACACCGACGCCTTCACCGAGCTCACGACCCGCATGGGCTACTGGGTCGACCTCGACGACGCCTACCGGACCATGGACCCCGAGTACGTCGAGTCCGTCTGGTGGTCGCTCAAGGAGATCTTCGACAAGGGCCTGCTCGTCCAGGACCACCGCGTCGCCCCCTGGTGCCCCCGCTGCGGCACCGGTCTGTCGGACCACGAGCTGGCGCAGGGCTACGAGACGGTCGTCGACCCCTCGGTGTACGTCCGTTTCCCGCTCACCTCCGGTCCGCTCGCCGGTGAGGCAGCGCTCCTGGTGTGGACGACCACGCCGTGGACACTGGTGTCCAACACCGCGGTCGCCGCCCACCCCGAGGTCACCTACGTGGTCGCCACGGACGGCAGCGAGAAGCTCGTCGTCGCCGAGCCGCTCGTCGCCAAGGCGCTCGGCGAGGGCTGGCAGACCACCGGCCAGACCTTCACCGGCGCCGAGATGGAGCGCTGGACCTATCAACGACCGTTCGAGCTCGTGGAGTTCCCGGCCGAGGCCCACTACGTCGTCAACGCCGAGTACGTGACGACCGAGGACGGTACGGGTCTGGTCCACCAGTCCCCCGCCTTCGGTGAGGACGACCTCAAGGTCTGCCGCTCGTACGGCCTGCCCGTGGTGAACCCGGTCCGCCCCGACGGCACCTTCGAGGAGGACGTCCCCCTCGTCGGCGGCGTCTTCTTCAAGAAGGCGGACGAACAGCTCACCGAGGACCTCCAGCAGCGTGGCCTGCTCTTCAGGCACATCCCGTACGAGCACAGCTACCCGCACTGCTGGCGCTGCCACACCGCGCTCCTCTACTACGCGCAGCCGTCCTGGTACATCCGCACCACCGCCGTCAAGGACCGCCTCCTCCAGGAGAACGAGAGGACCAACTGGTTCCCGGACTCGGTCAAGCACGGCCGCTTCGGCGACTGGCTGAACAACAACATCGACTGGGCGCTCTCCCGCAGCCGCTACTGGGGCACCCCGCTGCCGATCTGGCGCTGTGAGGAGAACCACCTGACCTGCGTCGGCTCCCGCGAGGAGCTGAGCCGGCTCTCCGGCACCGACCAGTCGGAGCTGGACCCGCACCGCCCGTTCATCGACGCGGTCACCTTCCCCTGCCCCGAAGACGGCTGCGGCAGCACGGCCACGCGCGTCCCGGAGGTCATCGACGCCTGGTACGACTCGGGCTCGATGCCGTTCGCGCAGTGGGGCTACCCGTACAAGAACAAGGAACTCTTCGAGTCCCGCTACCCGGCCCAGTTCATCAGCGAGGCCATCGACCAGACCCGCGGCTGGTTCTACACGCTGATGGCCGTCGGCACCCTGGTCTTCGACAAGTCCTCCTACGAGAACGTCGTCTGCCTCGGCCACATCCTCGCCGAGGACGGCCGCAAGATGTCCAAGCACCTGGGCAACATCCTGCAGCCCATCCCGCTCATGGACCAGCACGGCGCCGACGCCGTCCGCTGGTTCATGGCCGCCGGCGGCTCCCCCTGGGCGGCCCGCCGCGTCGGCCACGGCACCATCCAGGAGGTCGTCCGCAAGACACTCCTCACGTACTGGAACACGGTCGCCTTCCAGGCCCTGTACGCCCGTACGTCGAACTGGGCGCCCAGCGCGGCGGACCCGGCCCCGGCCGAGCGCCCGGTCCTGGACCGCTGGCTGCTCTCGGAGCTGCACGCCCTCACCGACCAGGTGACCGGGGCCCTGGAGGCGTACGACACCCAACGCGCAGGAAAGCTCCTCTCGGCGTTCGTCGACGATCTGTCCAACTGGTACGTGCGCCGGTCGCGCCGCCGCTTCTGGCAGGGCGACAAGGCCGCGCTGCGCACCCTGCACGAGGTCGTCGAGACGGTCACCAAGCTGATGGCCCCGCTGACCCCGTTCATCACCGAGCGGGTCTGGCAGGACCTGATCGTTCCGGTCTCCCCGGGCGCCCCCGAGTCCGTACACCTGGCCTCCTGGCCCGAGGCGGACCTCTCCGCGATCGACCCCGACCTGTCCAAGCAGATGGTCCTCGTCCGCCGCCTGGTGGAGCTGGGCCGGGCCACGCGCGCGGAGTCCGGTGTCAAGACCCGTCAGCCCCTGTCCCGCGCCCTGGTGGCGGCGACGGGCTTCGACGCCCTGAACCCCGAGCTGCACGCGCAGATCACGGAGGAGCTGAACGTCAGCTCGCTGGCCTCGCTCTCCGAGGTCGGCGGCTCGCTGGTGGACACCACCGCCAAGGCCAACTTCCGCGCGCTGGGCAAGCGCTTCGGCAAGCGCGTCCAGGACGTGGCCAAGGCCGTGGCGAACGCCGACGCGGCCGCCCTGTCCCTGGCCCTGCGTGAGGGCACGGCGACGGTCGAGGTCGACGGCGAGACCGTCACCCTCGCCCCTGACGAGGTCATCATCACGGAGACCCCCCGCGAGGGCTGGTCGGTGGCCTCCGACTCCGGTGCGACGGTCGCCCTCGACCTGGAGATCACGGAGGAGCTCCGCCGGGCCGGCCTCGCCCGGGACGCCATCCGGCTCATCCAGGAGGCCCGCAAGAACAGCGGCCTCGACGTGGCCGACCGGATCGCGCTCCGCTGGACGGCGACTGACCCGGCGGTGACCGCGGCGCTGACCGAGCACTCGGGCCTGATCGCGGACGAGGTCCTCGCGACGGACTTCACCTCCGGCGAGGCCGACGACACGTTCGGCAAGCCCTTCACGGACGAGGCACTGACGCTGACCTTCAGCCTGCGCAAGGCCTGA
- a CDS encoding RluA family pseudouridine synthase, whose protein sequence is MSTIPEIRTLPVPDGLEGERVDAAISRMFGFSRTKAAELAAAGKVTVDGSVVGKSERVHGGAWLEVEMPQAPAPVQVVAEPVEGMEIVHDDDDVVVIVKPVGVAAHPSPGWSGPTVIGGLAAAGYRISTSGAAERQGIVHRLDVGTSGLMVVAKSEYAYTSLKRQFKERTVDKRYHALVQGHPDPTSGTIDAPIGRHPNHDYKWAVIAEGKPSVTHYDLIEAFRAASLLDIKLETGRTHQIRVHMSAHRHPCVGDLTYGADPTLAKRLGITRQWLQAVRLGFEHPGDGSWVEFECDYPADLQKALDKVREETYA, encoded by the coding sequence GTGAGCACGATTCCCGAGATCCGTACCCTGCCCGTGCCCGACGGCCTGGAGGGCGAGCGCGTCGACGCCGCCATCTCCCGCATGTTCGGCTTCTCCCGCACCAAGGCGGCCGAGCTCGCCGCCGCGGGGAAGGTCACGGTCGACGGGTCGGTGGTCGGCAAGTCGGAGCGGGTGCACGGCGGGGCCTGGCTGGAGGTCGAGATGCCGCAGGCGCCCGCGCCGGTGCAGGTCGTCGCCGAGCCGGTCGAGGGCATGGAGATCGTGCACGACGACGACGACGTGGTCGTGATCGTCAAGCCGGTCGGTGTGGCCGCGCACCCAAGCCCCGGCTGGTCCGGGCCCACCGTGATCGGCGGGCTCGCCGCCGCCGGGTACCGGATCTCGACGTCCGGCGCCGCCGAGCGCCAGGGCATCGTGCACCGGCTCGACGTGGGCACCTCGGGCCTCATGGTGGTCGCCAAGTCGGAGTACGCGTACACCTCCCTGAAGCGCCAGTTCAAGGAGCGGACGGTCGACAAGCGGTACCACGCGCTGGTCCAGGGCCACCCCGACCCGACGAGCGGCACCATCGACGCGCCCATCGGCCGGCACCCCAACCACGACTACAAGTGGGCCGTCATCGCCGAGGGCAAGCCGTCGGTCACGCACTACGACCTCATCGAGGCGTTCCGTGCCGCTTCCCTGCTCGACATCAAGCTGGAGACCGGGCGCACGCACCAGATCCGCGTCCACATGTCGGCCCACCGCCACCCGTGCGTCGGCGACCTGACGTACGGCGCCGATCCGACGCTCGCCAAGCGGCTCGGCATCACCCGCCAGTGGCTGCAGGCCGTCCGGCTCGGCTTCGAGCACCCCGGGGACGGGAGCTGGGTCGAGTTCGAGTGCGACTACCCGGCGGATCTGCAGAAGGCCCTGGACAAGGTTCGGGAGGAGACGTACGCGTGA
- a CDS encoding GNAT family N-acetyltransferase produces the protein MSPVPVSYEVRVADGPADREACFAVRKEVFVVEQGVPEDLEYDAYDAGAVHVLAVRDDGVPLGAGRLLYGEAAAGKTGGEFGVGSLGRLAVVPEARGLGVGVALVRAVEEAARERGLTAVDLGAQTHALGFYERLGYAAYGPEFLDAGIPHRAMRRRL, from the coding sequence GTGAGCCCCGTACCGGTGTCCTACGAGGTGCGCGTCGCCGACGGCCCCGCCGATCGCGAGGCGTGCTTCGCGGTGCGCAAGGAGGTCTTCGTCGTCGAGCAGGGGGTGCCGGAGGACCTGGAGTACGACGCGTACGACGCCGGGGCAGTGCACGTCCTCGCCGTACGGGACGACGGGGTGCCCCTCGGGGCCGGGCGGCTGCTGTACGGGGAGGCCGCCGCCGGCAAGACCGGTGGGGAGTTCGGGGTCGGGTCCCTGGGGCGGCTCGCGGTCGTGCCGGAGGCCCGGGGGCTGGGCGTCGGGGTCGCGCTGGTGCGGGCCGTCGAGGAGGCGGCCCGGGAGCGCGGGCTGACCGCGGTGGACCTGGGGGCGCAGACACACGCGCTGGGTTTCTACGAGCGGCTGGGGTATGCGGCGTACGGGCCGGAGTTCCTGGACGCGGGCATACCTCATCGCGCGATGCGGCGCAGGCTTTGA
- a CDS encoding mechanosensitive ion channel domain-containing protein, whose protein sequence is MENLLRPLIVIGGSVVLTLLIGWTTDLLLRKADQRHHETPLWGLLRRGRIPYQLVLCAAFLRASYDEAQLLEQHRTAIGRTLTLVLIGATAWLVIRIAAAIVETTYSRYARAHRDPARVRRVRTQVTLIMRVVSAIVGVVAAAAMLLTFPAMRAAGASLLASAGLLGIVAGIAAQSTLSNLFAGLQIAFGDMVRLGDVVVVEGEWGTVDEITLTFLTVRTWDERRITMPVSYFTSKPFENWSRGGAQMTGTVFLHVDHAAPLAAMRERLRDILRSCPAWDGRHYDLAVTDSTPSTMEVRALVTAKDPDDLWTVRVSVREQLIHWLTETHPYALPRVNTADAVLPPAHPHSHSHSPNGDGTAPRINRARVHEPPRTPGRG, encoded by the coding sequence ATGGAGAACCTACTCCGCCCATTGATCGTCATCGGTGGCTCGGTCGTCCTCACGCTGCTCATCGGCTGGACGACCGACCTGCTGCTGCGCAAGGCGGACCAGCGGCACCACGAAACTCCCTTGTGGGGCCTGCTGCGCCGCGGTCGCATCCCCTACCAGCTGGTCCTGTGCGCGGCCTTCCTCAGAGCGTCGTACGACGAGGCGCAGCTGCTGGAGCAGCACCGCACCGCCATCGGGCGCACCCTGACGCTGGTGCTGATCGGCGCCACGGCCTGGCTGGTGATCCGCATCGCGGCCGCGATAGTGGAGACGACGTACAGCCGTTACGCGCGCGCCCACCGCGATCCGGCCCGGGTGCGCCGGGTTCGGACCCAGGTGACGCTCATCATGCGGGTCGTCTCGGCGATCGTCGGTGTGGTGGCCGCGGCCGCGATGCTGCTGACGTTCCCGGCGATGCGCGCGGCCGGCGCCTCACTGCTGGCCTCGGCCGGACTCCTGGGCATCGTCGCCGGTATCGCCGCGCAGTCCACGCTGAGCAACCTCTTCGCCGGGCTGCAGATCGCTTTCGGCGACATGGTCCGCCTCGGTGACGTGGTCGTGGTGGAGGGCGAGTGGGGCACGGTCGACGAGATCACCCTCACGTTCCTGACGGTCCGCACCTGGGACGAGCGCCGGATCACGATGCCGGTGTCGTACTTCACCTCGAAGCCGTTCGAGAACTGGTCCCGGGGCGGCGCGCAGATGACCGGCACGGTCTTCCTGCACGTCGACCACGCCGCGCCGCTGGCCGCGATGCGCGAGCGGCTGCGCGACATCCTGCGTTCCTGCCCTGCCTGGGACGGCCGCCACTACGACCTGGCAGTCACGGACTCGACGCCCTCCACCATGGAGGTCCGCGCCCTCGTCACCGCCAAGGACCCTGACGACCTGTGGACCGTCCGCGTCTCCGTCCGCGAGCAGCTCATCCACTGGCTCACCGAGACCCACCCCTACGCCCTCCCCCGCGTCAACACCGCCGACGCGGTCCTCCCCCCGGCCCACCCCCACTCCCACTCCCACTCCCCCAACGGCGACGGCACGGCCCCTCGCATCAACCGAGCCCGAGTCCACGAGCCCCCGAGGACCCCGGGCAGAGGCTGA
- the lspA gene encoding signal peptidase II has translation MAEAERIIGTPDIPDAAGADPEQSDGGDAAAQRTEAAAEPRGRRRIAVLFGVAALAYALDLVSKMIVVAKLEHHEPIEIIGDWLKFEAIRNAGAAFGFGEAFTIIFTMIAAIVIVVIARLARKLYSLPWAIALGLLLGGALGNLTDRIFRSPGVFEGAVVDFIAPKGFAVFNLADSAIVCGGILIVLLSFRGLDPDGTVHKD, from the coding sequence GTGGCAGAGGCGGAGCGCATCATCGGTACGCCGGACATTCCAGACGCGGCGGGGGCCGACCCGGAGCAGTCCGACGGCGGCGACGCCGCGGCGCAGCGGACCGAGGCGGCGGCCGAGCCGCGCGGGCGGCGCCGGATCGCCGTGCTGTTCGGGGTCGCCGCGCTGGCGTACGCGCTCGACCTGGTCAGCAAGATGATCGTGGTCGCGAAGCTGGAGCACCATGAGCCGATCGAGATCATCGGAGACTGGCTGAAGTTCGAGGCGATCCGCAACGCGGGCGCGGCCTTCGGCTTCGGCGAGGCCTTCACGATCATCTTCACGATGATCGCGGCGATCGTGATCGTGGTGATCGCCCGGCTCGCCCGCAAGCTCTACAGCCTGCCCTGGGCGATCGCGCTCGGTCTGCTGCTCGGCGGCGCGCTGGGCAACCTCACCGACCGGATCTTCCGGTCGCCGGGGGTCTTCGAGGGCGCGGTCGTCGACTTCATCGCGCCGAAGGGCTTCGCGGTCTTCAACCTCGCGGATTCGGCCATCGTGTGCGGCGGCATCCTGATCGTGCTGCTGTCGTTCCGGGGGCTCGACCCGGACGGGACCGTCCACAAGGACTGA